The following coding sequences lie in one Myxococcus xanthus genomic window:
- a CDS encoding Ig-like domain-containing protein — translation MRCLLLSLFVAGCGADSGKGDGPPPPRPTPTDSTITVAGSKNTLAVNEVLVLTASGRDSSGQPVVLDDVIWSSSEASVVRVERDGTVTGMGAGTATVTAASGNKSGNLTLTVRGAIHRNGSILTSETWREVDNPHIVLDDIVVAGPGTPVLTIEAGSIIRLEHGASIEIGYGGEGGTLRVQGTAEKPVTFTTNAASPAPGQWQGLYLLEGTTSSNISHAVVEYCGSNSGYGAANDACIIVSGSTVRPNFQDVTIQHSASQGITFMYEGAFGSNSRGLTVTDVATSPISMGVNQLGSLPGDSVFKTNGRNVIRSPGGQVDRSQTWVNVGVPYVMEDSVYVDGATTPTLTLSPGVTLRFGRLSYFEIGTGEGGNLRAEGTAEAPITLTADAEFPMSGHWQGLAFGEMATAASKLTQAVVEYGGAPASDGNPNANVRVIVDKGPIITQTTLRHSMGCGITRATTPNYDTFTTDFTAPSLGNVFSDNSGSAQCGP, via the coding sequence ATGCGTTGTTTGTTATTGTCCCTCTTCGTTGCTGGCTGTGGCGCCGACTCTGGCAAGGGAGATGGTCCTCCCCCTCCCAGGCCCACGCCTACGGACTCCACCATCACCGTCGCGGGGAGCAAGAATACTCTCGCTGTCAATGAGGTGCTCGTGTTGACCGCCTCGGGGCGGGACAGCAGTGGCCAGCCGGTGGTGCTCGACGACGTCATCTGGAGTTCGAGCGAAGCCTCCGTCGTACGTGTGGAGCGGGACGGGACGGTGACGGGAATGGGGGCTGGGACTGCGACGGTCACCGCCGCGTCGGGGAACAAGAGCGGGAACCTGACGCTAACGGTTCGGGGGGCCATTCACCGAAACGGAAGCATCTTGACCAGCGAGACGTGGCGCGAGGTGGACAACCCGCATATCGTCCTTGATGACATTGTCGTTGCGGGGCCCGGCACCCCGGTGCTCACCATCGAAGCGGGGAGCATCATTCGCCTCGAGCATGGCGCATCAATCGAGATTGGCTACGGCGGCGAGGGCGGGACGCTCCGGGTTCAGGGGACAGCGGAGAAGCCGGTGACTTTCACCACGAATGCCGCCTCGCCGGCTCCGGGCCAGTGGCAGGGCCTGTACTTGTTGGAAGGGACCACCTCCAGCAACATCTCCCACGCCGTCGTTGAGTACTGTGGTTCGAATTCGGGCTACGGCGCCGCGAACGATGCCTGCATCATCGTGAGTGGAAGCACCGTGCGTCCCAACTTTCAGGACGTGACGATTCAGCACAGCGCGTCCCAGGGCATCACGTTCATGTACGAAGGTGCCTTCGGCTCGAACTCGAGGGGGCTGACGGTCACGGACGTGGCGACTTCCCCCATCTCCATGGGAGTCAACCAACTCGGAAGCCTCCCGGGGGACAGCGTCTTCAAGACCAACGGACGCAACGTCATCCGGTCGCCCGGTGGGCAGGTGGACCGCTCGCAGACCTGGGTCAACGTTGGCGTCCCCTACGTCATGGAGGACTCCGTCTATGTCGATGGCGCAACCACTCCGACGCTGACGTTGAGCCCGGGAGTCACGCTGCGCTTCGGTCGCCTGAGCTACTTCGAGATCGGCACGGGAGAGGGTGGCAACCTGCGTGCCGAGGGAACGGCCGAGGCCCCCATCACGCTGACGGCCGACGCGGAGTTCCCCATGTCTGGCCATTGGCAGGGCCTTGCGTTCGGCGAGATGGCGACGGCCGCCAGCAAGCTGACGCAGGCCGTGGTCGAGTACGGTGGCGCGCCCGCGAGCGATGGGAACCCAAACGCGAACGTCAGGGTCATTGTTGACAAGGGGCCCATCATTACCCAGACCACGCTTCGTCACTCCATGGGGTGTGGAATCACTCGCGCGACGACCCCCAACTATGACACCTTCACCACGGATTTCACCGCGCCGAGCTTGGGGAACGTGTTCTCTGATAACTCAGGTTCCGCGCAGTGCGGCCCTTGA
- a CDS encoding 2-oxo acid dehydrogenase subunit E2, translating to MRRRKLPVHLDLQPAPPAGAFRKLALGTWRSPGDPSAYAAVEVRMERAVAFLEAFRARTGQRLTVTHLVAKAAADALRRHPEVNVLMRWNRPWRRKEVGVCVLVVQPSETGRADLTTATVHRADSLSLGAFAETMASRIAAVRARRDAVIERGKRRSSLIPGFLMGLALRMLSFVWFTLNVDLRWVGMPWDPFGSVAVTSLGSLGLERGYVALVPYTRVPFLLAPGAVRTEPVVDAGALVPGQVMTLTCTWDARLIGVEDAARVLRDIGAALEDPEGTWGSASPEGGGAASGAEVG from the coding sequence GTGCGAAGGCGGAAGCTGCCCGTGCACCTCGACCTTCAGCCCGCACCGCCGGCCGGTGCCTTCCGCAAGCTCGCCCTGGGGACATGGCGTTCGCCGGGAGACCCCAGCGCCTATGCGGCGGTGGAGGTGCGCATGGAGCGGGCGGTGGCCTTCCTCGAAGCCTTCCGTGCCCGGACGGGACAGCGCCTCACGGTGACGCATCTGGTGGCCAAGGCCGCCGCGGATGCGCTGCGCCGCCATCCCGAAGTGAATGTCCTGATGCGCTGGAATCGCCCCTGGCGGCGCAAGGAGGTTGGCGTCTGCGTGTTGGTGGTGCAGCCCTCGGAGACGGGGCGCGCGGACCTGACGACGGCCACGGTGCATCGCGCGGACTCGCTGTCACTGGGGGCTTTCGCGGAGACGATGGCCTCGCGCATCGCAGCGGTCCGAGCGCGCCGGGATGCCGTCATCGAGCGTGGCAAGCGGCGCTCCTCGCTCATCCCTGGCTTCCTGATGGGATTGGCGCTGCGGATGTTGTCCTTCGTTTGGTTCACGTTGAACGTGGACCTGCGCTGGGTGGGCATGCCGTGGGACCCGTTCGGCTCGGTGGCGGTAACGAGTCTGGGCTCGTTGGGGCTGGAGCGGGGCTATGTGGCCCTGGTGCCGTACACGCGCGTGCCCTTCCTGCTGGCCCCGGGCGCGGTGCGGACGGAGCCCGTGGTGGATGCGGGCGCGCTGGTGCCTGGACAGGTGATGACGCTCACTTGCACCTGGGACGCCCGGCTCATCGGTGTGGAGGATGCCGCGCGTGTCTTGCGCGACATCGGCGCCGCGCTGGAGGATCCGGAGGGGACGTGGGGCTCGGCTTCGCCAGAAGGGGGCGGGGCTGCGAGCGGTGCGGAGGTGGGGTAG
- a CDS encoding DUF1684 domain-containing protein — translation MTPIALALSLALQASPAPQNMSQTTAPTTDDLQTSTRAWHEQRIQRLQAEDGWLTLVGLFWLNEGEQTAGSAPESDLDFPAGTPPKLGTFTRQGNTARFQPAPGVTFTRNGQPFTGGALQSDEQGTPDVLKLGNVSFQLILRGDKLGVRVRDSGAAARKQFQGIPTYPASNDWRIEARFEPAQTPRMLQVPNVLGTIDEMKAPGTLVFTVAGKEHRLTPVEDGSGKLFIIFADETNRDATYGAGRFLSADMPTDGRVVLDFNRAYNPPCAFTKFATCPLPPRGNRLATRVEAGEKRYADH, via the coding sequence ATGACGCCCATCGCCCTGGCCCTGTCTCTCGCCCTCCAAGCCTCGCCAGCCCCCCAGAACATGTCCCAGACCACCGCGCCCACCACCGATGACTTGCAGACATCCACCCGCGCCTGGCACGAGCAGCGCATCCAGCGACTCCAGGCGGAGGACGGCTGGCTCACCCTCGTGGGCCTGTTCTGGCTCAATGAAGGCGAGCAGACAGCAGGCTCCGCGCCCGAGAGCGACCTGGACTTCCCCGCGGGCACGCCCCCGAAGCTGGGCACCTTCACACGGCAGGGCAACACCGCGCGCTTCCAGCCCGCGCCTGGCGTCACCTTCACCCGCAACGGCCAGCCCTTCACGGGCGGAGCGCTCCAGTCGGACGAGCAGGGCACGCCGGACGTGCTCAAGCTCGGCAACGTCAGCTTCCAGCTCATCCTCCGAGGCGACAAGCTGGGCGTCCGCGTGAGGGACTCCGGCGCGGCGGCGCGCAAGCAGTTCCAGGGCATCCCCACGTACCCGGCGAGCAACGACTGGCGCATCGAGGCGCGCTTCGAGCCCGCGCAGACGCCTCGGATGCTGCAGGTCCCCAACGTGCTGGGAACCATCGACGAGATGAAGGCCCCCGGCACGCTCGTGTTCACGGTGGCGGGCAAGGAGCACCGGCTGACGCCCGTGGAGGACGGTTCGGGCAAGCTCTTCATCATCTTCGCGGATGAGACCAACCGCGACGCGACCTACGGCGCGGGCCGCTTCCTCTCCGCGGACATGCCCACCGACGGGCGCGTCGTGCTCGACTTCAACCGGGCCTACAATCCACCCTGCGCATTCACGAAGTTCGCCACCTGCCCGCTGCCTCCGCGCGGCAACCGGCTCGCCACGCGCGTGGAGGCCGGCGAGAAACGCTACGCGGACCACTGA
- a CDS encoding transglycosylase domain-containing protein, whose protein sequence is MMWLLSLGLVVPLATVECVYQAMLARVPSLPQKVEGPSPPASWNQVRWAQSEHTSALRVQPVWPTTLLFTLMKVTLSRPAAGGMRGTMPHGFRLAGSVAHTWSRIQDGAGERRIRVFGTLALTIWLTRNWTAEELLAFEARHLWLGRDLIGAHAAAPVLLRKEWAQLDATDAALLLAVAENPRDVGCAPDRLRQRRDRLLGHLSDAGVVSAAEAEAARTSLPALSSPAREPSCPRR, encoded by the coding sequence ATGATGTGGCTGTTGAGCCTCGGGCTTGTGGTGCCGCTGGCCACTGTGGAGTGCGTCTACCAGGCCATGCTCGCGCGGGTGCCCTCCCTTCCCCAGAAGGTGGAGGGCCCGTCGCCCCCGGCCTCCTGGAATCAGGTGCGGTGGGCGCAGAGCGAACACACGTCGGCGCTTCGCGTGCAACCGGTCTGGCCGACCACCCTCCTCTTCACCCTGATGAAGGTCACGCTGAGTCGCCCCGCGGCAGGAGGAATGCGCGGCACAATGCCTCACGGGTTCAGGCTTGCCGGCAGTGTGGCTCACACATGGTCACGCATTCAGGACGGGGCTGGCGAAAGGCGGATACGCGTCTTTGGAACACTTGCCCTGACCATCTGGCTCACCCGAAACTGGACCGCGGAGGAGTTGCTTGCTTTCGAAGCGAGGCACCTCTGGTTGGGTCGTGACCTTATCGGCGCACATGCCGCCGCGCCTGTGCTGCTGCGCAAGGAGTGGGCACAGCTCGACGCGACAGACGCAGCGTTGCTCCTCGCCGTTGCCGAGAACCCTCGAGACGTCGGGTGCGCTCCAGACCGGCTTCGACAGCGGCGAGACAGACTGCTGGGGCACCTGTCCGACGCCGGCGTCGTCAGTGCGGCTGAAGCTGAAGCAGCGCGCACGTCGCTACCGGCACTGAGCTCCCCCGCTCGTGAGCCGTCATGTCCCCGGCGCTGA
- a CDS encoding cyclic-phosphate processing receiver domain-containing protein, whose amino-acid sequence MKVYLDDERATPDGWVRVRWPEEAISLLASGQVTELSLDHDLGDDTHGTGYDVLLWLEEAVATRGFVPPRVVQVHSANSSARQKMTLAIARIERFVQDGQGG is encoded by the coding sequence ATGAAGGTCTATCTGGATGACGAGCGGGCCACTCCCGACGGCTGGGTGCGTGTGCGGTGGCCCGAAGAGGCGATTTCGCTGCTGGCGTCCGGGCAGGTGACGGAGCTGAGCCTGGACCATGACCTGGGCGATGACACGCATGGCACCGGATACGACGTCTTGCTGTGGCTGGAAGAGGCCGTGGCGACCCGTGGCTTCGTGCCGCCACGGGTCGTCCAGGTGCATTCGGCGAACAGCTCCGCGCGACAGAAGATGACGCTGGCCATCGCCCGCATCGAGCGCTTCGTCCAGGATGGGCAGGGTGGTTGA
- a CDS encoding TonB-dependent receptor — MMFSRGDNARMVGEKALRIVGVALAALLTAGAAENPRSAILGTVIDAQSRQPVAEVVVTASLSAQGGERIAVTQPDGRYRIPDLPPGDYALRFERELFEPYSLPLSVSEGRTLRVNVELQPTEPGEAVGLFCGGPTVDTSSSTLRFIQWREDVSRVPVSRPTKWAGAMRTSDSLAEWVPGTVDSVDGRSFSGATPFENEYLLDGLSTRDPTTGRNLLPLSQELVSDISVLTGGYMPEYGRTTGGIIDLEPVVISNELHGEVFANWAPGALEGAWRPATGPRPALSSDGALRHLGDFGGTLGGPLLKDRLWFFAGIVPALSRVEQDAGFMDQRSLQALARLTYALKHRHWTSLTVVTTPALMRGMEGAQAPRAVDSDTVMTVLAYNAMVLDGRVTLDAKASWLGHDVTRLSPVAPASVDTDRFQAKTQASYWLKALGHHALETGLELEHVVQRPSQVADITSSNLSGFVQDRWTLNDRLTLNGGLRYDAQFLDADVRGNMTHHQLSPRVGLVFDPGGNGRMKLFAHAAKYQGMVPLGLLTPDARIASRLGPTSSSEFIAGAEHELSLFAKAGVTYTRRRLDDALATIADDGAGGFLIVNPGAGPAASLPKATRTYDAVTVELGRSFWDGWQAQLRYTWSWLHGNYAGPFGTDGGRPLSQSRLLAADRPHVFKAFASKEFTLTRKLTLNAGLAYLGAAGAPREAASTRTPWVHTIDAQLSARYDTDDQHIVTLRIDAFNVLNAQTTLREETLLPLQYQTPRQLRLGVRYSF, encoded by the coding sequence ATGATGTTCTCGAGGGGAGACAACGCCCGCATGGTGGGGGAGAAGGCGCTGCGAATCGTGGGAGTCGCCCTGGCCGCGTTGCTGACGGCCGGCGCCGCGGAGAATCCACGGAGTGCCATTCTGGGCACGGTCATCGATGCCCAGTCACGGCAGCCCGTCGCGGAGGTCGTCGTAACGGCGAGCCTGTCCGCGCAGGGCGGTGAGCGCATCGCCGTGACCCAGCCCGACGGAAGGTATCGGATTCCCGACCTGCCCCCGGGCGACTACGCGCTCCGCTTCGAGCGCGAGCTGTTCGAGCCCTACTCCCTCCCCCTCTCCGTCAGTGAAGGGCGCACCTTACGCGTCAACGTCGAGCTCCAGCCGACGGAGCCAGGAGAGGCCGTTGGATTGTTCTGCGGAGGCCCGACTGTCGACACGAGCAGTTCGACACTTCGGTTCATCCAGTGGCGAGAAGACGTCTCGCGCGTTCCGGTCAGCCGCCCAACGAAGTGGGCTGGCGCCATGCGCACCTCGGACAGCCTCGCGGAGTGGGTACCCGGCACGGTGGACAGCGTGGACGGAAGGTCCTTCAGCGGTGCCACTCCCTTTGAAAACGAATACCTGCTGGATGGGCTTTCGACTCGCGATCCGACCACGGGCCGCAACCTGCTCCCGCTGAGCCAGGAACTGGTCAGCGACATCAGCGTGCTCACCGGCGGATACATGCCGGAGTACGGACGTACCACGGGGGGTATCATCGACCTGGAGCCAGTGGTCATCTCCAATGAGCTGCATGGTGAGGTCTTCGCGAACTGGGCACCGGGCGCGCTGGAAGGGGCATGGAGGCCTGCGACAGGCCCCCGCCCCGCCCTCTCCTCGGACGGCGCGCTCCGCCACCTGGGGGATTTCGGCGGGACACTGGGCGGACCGCTGCTCAAGGACCGGCTCTGGTTCTTCGCGGGCATCGTCCCCGCGCTCAGCCGCGTCGAACAGGACGCCGGCTTCATGGACCAGCGCAGCCTCCAGGCACTGGCCAGGCTGACGTATGCCCTCAAACACAGACATTGGACATCGCTGACGGTTGTCACCACTCCCGCGTTGATGCGGGGGATGGAAGGCGCGCAGGCTCCGCGGGCGGTGGACAGCGACACGGTCATGACCGTGCTCGCCTACAACGCCATGGTCCTCGACGGACGCGTCACGCTCGATGCCAAGGCGAGTTGGCTGGGCCACGATGTCACCCGGCTGTCGCCTGTTGCCCCTGCGAGCGTCGACACGGACCGATTCCAGGCGAAGACGCAGGCCTCCTATTGGCTGAAGGCCCTGGGACACCATGCGCTGGAAACAGGCCTGGAGCTCGAACATGTCGTCCAACGCCCATCGCAGGTCGCCGACATCACCAGCAGCAACTTGAGCGGGTTCGTGCAGGACCGATGGACCTTGAACGACCGGCTCACGCTGAATGGAGGTCTTCGCTACGACGCGCAGTTCCTCGATGCGGACGTGCGTGGAAACATGACGCATCACCAGCTCTCACCACGAGTCGGACTCGTCTTCGACCCCGGCGGGAACGGCCGGATGAAGCTGTTCGCGCACGCCGCGAAGTATCAGGGGATGGTTCCCCTGGGGTTGCTCACGCCGGACGCGCGCATCGCTTCGCGGCTCGGCCCGACGTCGTCTTCCGAGTTCATCGCGGGCGCGGAGCATGAGCTCTCGCTGTTCGCGAAGGCGGGTGTGACCTACACGCGCCGCCGCCTGGATGATGCGCTCGCGACCATTGCGGACGACGGTGCGGGCGGGTTTCTCATCGTCAATCCCGGCGCGGGCCCTGCTGCCAGCTTGCCGAAGGCAACGCGCACCTATGATGCCGTCACGGTGGAGCTTGGCCGCAGCTTTTGGGACGGCTGGCAGGCCCAGCTCCGTTACACATGGTCTTGGCTCCATGGGAACTACGCAGGCCCCTTCGGCACTGATGGCGGACGGCCGCTGTCACAGTCGCGATTGCTCGCAGCGGACCGGCCCCATGTCTTCAAGGCCTTTGCATCCAAGGAGTTCACGCTCACGCGGAAGCTCACGCTCAACGCGGGCCTCGCCTACCTGGGCGCGGCTGGGGCACCGCGCGAAGCGGCCAGCACGCGGACGCCGTGGGTACACACCATCGATGCCCAGCTGAGCGCGCGCTACGACACTGACGACCAGCACATCGTGACGCTGAGGATCGACGCGTTCAATGTGCTCAATGCACAAACAACTCTCCGTGAGGAGACGTTGCTGCCCTTGCAGTACCAGACGCCACGACAGCTCCGCCTAGGGGTTCGCTACTCCTTCTGA
- a CDS encoding TipAS antibiotic-recognition domain-containing protein, producing the protein MFEKHYTPEQLQQLKARREALGEEAIRQVEAEWPQLIARVRAEMDQGTDPTSEPVRSLAMRWRELLKAFTGGDPGIEGALNATHQQEPEVAVKHGLDPALFAYIGKAMASLEEQA; encoded by the coding sequence ATGTTCGAGAAGCACTACACGCCGGAGCAGCTCCAGCAGTTGAAGGCCCGCCGCGAGGCACTGGGCGAGGAGGCCATCCGCCAGGTCGAGGCCGAGTGGCCCCAACTCATCGCTCGCGTCCGCGCGGAGATGGACCAGGGCACGGACCCCACGAGCGAGCCGGTGCGCTCGCTGGCCATGCGCTGGCGGGAGCTGCTGAAGGCGTTCACGGGGGGCGACCCTGGCATCGAAGGGGCGCTGAATGCGACGCATCAGCAGGAACCCGAGGTCGCGGTGAAGCACGGGTTGGACCCCGCGCTCTTCGCGTACATCGGCAAGGCAATGGCCAGTCTGGAGGAGCAGGCGTAG
- a CDS encoding tetratricopeptide repeat protein, translating into MASTHAQEGGRFLQMGQTQDAVKSFQKGLSIAPNDVDCLLGLVRVHLSTGAAADAEAAVLRLLEAKPDHTEGQAHLAMLRAQAGNPEALESLKALAAAPTAGYFERFNLGSLLFERGDLAGARAAFESVLQISPGSTHVHFELGRIRLQQNEPDGAVSHFLRAAEGAPQEAMPLLMLSRAHAACGQLGLAIQAATQALEKARGGLQRAVLEDLFKLYLSAGSSDGAKRVAQELRKLDPSSITYLYLLGLATMSAGAFAEAKDVFAEVLRQAPGSWQAQHALAQMHLALGERAEAVKLLEAAVATVPTDPGPTNDLAVVLMQDNEHSRVAALLAPVLGAHPNDAGTHLNMALGTFPADKELSARHAKQAQALGAEDVRARAEQLLKQLGA; encoded by the coding sequence ATGGCTTCGACGCATGCTCAGGAAGGGGGTCGCTTCCTTCAAATGGGACAGACCCAGGACGCGGTGAAGAGCTTCCAGAAGGGGCTCTCCATTGCTCCGAATGACGTGGATTGCCTCCTGGGGCTGGTTCGAGTGCACCTGAGCACCGGCGCGGCGGCGGATGCGGAGGCCGCCGTGCTCCGCCTGCTGGAGGCGAAGCCGGACCACACGGAGGGGCAGGCGCACCTCGCCATGCTTCGCGCCCAGGCGGGCAATCCGGAGGCGCTGGAGTCCCTCAAGGCGTTGGCCGCCGCGCCCACCGCGGGCTACTTCGAGCGCTTCAACCTGGGCTCGCTGCTGTTCGAGCGCGGGGACCTGGCGGGAGCGCGCGCCGCCTTCGAGTCCGTGCTCCAGATTTCCCCCGGCAGCACCCACGTCCATTTCGAACTGGGGCGCATCCGCCTTCAGCAGAACGAGCCGGATGGCGCGGTGTCGCACTTCCTGCGGGCCGCCGAGGGCGCGCCACAGGAGGCCATGCCGCTGCTGATGCTGTCGCGGGCCCATGCCGCATGCGGCCAATTGGGGCTGGCCATCCAGGCCGCCACGCAGGCGCTGGAGAAGGCGCGGGGTGGGCTCCAGCGCGCGGTGCTGGAGGACCTCTTCAAACTGTACCTGTCCGCCGGCAGCTCGGATGGCGCCAAGCGCGTGGCTCAGGAGTTGCGCAAGCTGGACCCTTCCAGCATCACCTATCTCTACCTGCTCGGCCTGGCGACGATGAGCGCTGGCGCCTTCGCCGAGGCCAAGGACGTCTTCGCGGAGGTGCTACGGCAGGCGCCCGGAAGCTGGCAGGCCCAGCACGCGCTGGCGCAGATGCACCTCGCCCTGGGCGAGCGCGCCGAGGCGGTGAAGCTGCTGGAGGCGGCTGTGGCCACGGTGCCGACGGACCCCGGTCCCACCAACGACCTCGCGGTGGTGCTGATGCAGGACAACGAACACTCGCGGGTCGCGGCGTTGCTGGCGCCCGTGTTGGGCGCGCACCCGAATGACGCGGGCACGCACCTCAACATGGCCCTGGGGACCTTCCCCGCGGACAAGGAGCTCTCAGCGCGCCACGCGAAGCAGGCGCAGGCGCTGGGCGCCGAGGACGTGCGCGCGCGTGCCGAGCAGTTGTTGAAGCAGCTCGGCGCCTGA
- a CDS encoding PQQ-dependent sugar dehydrogenase, producing MRASLTLLPALVVLALSASACRKSQAQGTASPQDCILVEKGWGADGTVPFNVEVVARGLETPWGIAWLPGGDALVTERPGRIRLLKDGVLQPRPVATVPVADAAEGGLLGIAAHPNFANNRQFYIYVTTDAGGTEENRIERWTLSEDHTTATHERVIFGGIASAKYHDGGRLRFGSDGMLYAGTGDARDPDRSQNANDPAGKLLRLTPEGAVPQDNPIPGSPAFLTGIRNLQAFDWRDASTLYIADHGPSGETLRRGHDEVSVARRGDNLGWPGIYSCETREGQITPSITYKDAMPPGGAAIYTGTAIPEWKGSLLIGTLGSRHLQRVEFAPDSSRVTRHEVYLRNTYGRLREVIMGPDGHLYVTTSNCDGRGDCGPDKDVILRLKR from the coding sequence ATGCGCGCCTCTTTGACGCTCCTCCCCGCTCTCGTGGTGCTCGCCCTGTCCGCCTCCGCCTGCCGCAAGAGCCAGGCGCAAGGCACCGCGTCTCCCCAGGACTGCATCCTCGTAGAGAAAGGCTGGGGCGCCGACGGCACCGTGCCCTTCAACGTCGAGGTGGTGGCGCGGGGCCTGGAGACGCCGTGGGGCATCGCGTGGCTCCCCGGAGGCGACGCGCTCGTCACCGAGCGCCCGGGCCGCATCCGCCTGCTCAAGGACGGCGTCCTCCAGCCGCGGCCCGTGGCGACGGTGCCCGTCGCGGACGCCGCGGAGGGCGGCCTGCTCGGCATCGCGGCCCACCCGAACTTCGCGAACAACCGCCAGTTCTACATCTACGTCACCACGGACGCGGGCGGCACCGAGGAGAACCGCATCGAGCGGTGGACGCTGTCGGAGGACCACACCACGGCGACGCACGAGCGCGTCATCTTCGGCGGCATCGCCTCCGCCAAGTATCACGACGGTGGGCGCCTGCGCTTCGGCTCGGATGGCATGTTGTACGCGGGCACCGGTGACGCGAGAGACCCGGACCGCTCGCAGAACGCGAACGACCCGGCCGGAAAGCTGCTGCGCCTCACGCCGGAGGGAGCGGTGCCCCAGGACAATCCCATCCCTGGCTCGCCCGCGTTCCTCACCGGCATCCGCAACCTCCAGGCCTTCGACTGGCGCGATGCCTCCACGCTGTACATCGCGGACCACGGCCCCAGCGGTGAGACGCTGCGCCGGGGACACGACGAGGTCAGCGTCGCCCGCCGCGGTGACAACCTGGGCTGGCCCGGCATCTACTCGTGCGAGACGCGCGAGGGGCAAATCACACCGTCCATCACCTACAAGGACGCAATGCCCCCAGGCGGCGCCGCCATCTACACCGGAACGGCCATCCCCGAATGGAAGGGCTCGCTGCTCATCGGCACGCTGGGCTCACGCCACCTCCAGCGCGTGGAGTTCGCGCCGGATTCGAGCCGCGTGACCAGGCACGAGGTGTACCTGCGCAACACCTACGGCCGGCTGCGCGAGGTCATCATGGGGCCGGATGGCCACCTCTACGTCACCACCAGCAACTGCGACGGACGCGGTGACTGCGGCCCGGACAAGGACGTCATCCTCCGCCTGAAGCGCTGA
- a CDS encoding SDR family NAD(P)-dependent oxidoreductase, which produces MSTSKNMPVALITGGSRGLGRNMALKLAARGTGIILTYRTGADEAAAVVKQIEAAGGKAVALPLDVGDTRGFGAFVEAVRTELGRHFGRERLDFLVNNAGMGIQVSFAETTEAQFDALMNVHLKGTFFLTQRLLPVLADGGRILNISSGLARFTFPGHAAYATMKAGVEALTRYLAKELGARRISVNVLAPGATATDFGGGVVRDNPELNKTLAAQVALGRVGQPDDIGDAVAMLLSPESAWVTGQRIEASGGMML; this is translated from the coding sequence ATGAGCACCTCGAAGAACATGCCCGTGGCTCTCATCACGGGGGGAAGCCGTGGACTGGGGCGGAACATGGCGCTCAAGCTGGCGGCCCGGGGCACCGGCATCATCCTGACGTACCGCACCGGCGCGGACGAAGCGGCGGCGGTCGTGAAGCAGATTGAAGCAGCAGGCGGCAAGGCGGTGGCGCTCCCGCTCGACGTGGGGGACACGCGGGGCTTCGGCGCCTTCGTGGAAGCGGTGCGGACGGAGCTGGGCCGTCACTTCGGGCGCGAGCGGCTGGACTTCCTGGTGAACAACGCGGGCATGGGCATCCAAGTCAGCTTCGCGGAGACGACCGAGGCCCAGTTCGACGCGCTGATGAACGTCCACCTCAAGGGGACGTTCTTCCTCACGCAGCGGCTGTTGCCGGTGCTGGCGGATGGGGGGCGCATCCTGAACATCTCCTCCGGGCTCGCGCGCTTCACCTTCCCTGGCCACGCCGCCTACGCGACCATGAAGGCGGGCGTGGAGGCGCTCACCCGGTACCTCGCGAAGGAGCTGGGGGCCCGGAGGATTTCCGTCAACGTGCTCGCGCCGGGCGCGACCGCGACGGACTTCGGGGGCGGCGTCGTCCGTGACAACCCGGAGCTGAACAAGACGCTGGCCGCCCAGGTTGCGCTCGGCCGTGTGGGTCAGCCCGACGACATCGGGGATGCGGTCGCCATGCTGCTGTCGCCGGAGAGCGCGTGGGTGACGGGCCAGCGCATCGAGGCCTCGGGCGGGATGATGCTCTGA
- a CDS encoding bZIP transcription factor, translating to MTTGSATDGAAGSSTMGTQPSTTGPGSSTGGSETPAGAPTGGAASGGAAKTQAASSARPENLEQEVARLRDQVQRLEAEVNTLRREGTGTGGSGTQATASDADTGTTVLASVVMQGRVASVGKDHVVVRDAESGDTFNLFVTNTTRISANGKRVSPQQLSEGTPVQAAFNYIADGDTYATQIRAYPGRRR from the coding sequence ATGACGACCGGCTCCGCGACGGACGGCGCGGCCGGCAGCAGCACGATGGGAACCCAGCCCTCTACGACGGGCCCGGGCAGTTCGACGGGTGGCAGTGAAACACCGGCTGGCGCGCCCACGGGCGGCGCGGCCAGCGGCGGCGCAGCAAAGACTCAGGCAGCCAGCAGCGCGCGGCCCGAGAACCTCGAGCAAGAGGTCGCGCGGCTTCGCGACCAGGTCCAGCGACTCGAAGCCGAGGTGAACACCTTGCGGCGCGAGGGCACGGGGACGGGCGGCTCGGGGACGCAGGCCACGGCGTCTGACGCGGACACGGGGACCACGGTGCTGGCCAGCGTCGTCATGCAAGGGCGGGTGGCCTCCGTCGGAAAGGACCACGTCGTGGTCCGCGACGCGGAGTCCGGAGACACCTTCAACCTCTTTGTGACCAACACCACCCGCATCAGCGCCAACGGCAAGCGCGTCTCACCACAGCAACTCTCCGAGGGCACGCCCGTGCAGGCCGCGTTCAACTACATCGCGGATGGTGACACCTACGCCACGCAGATTCGGGCCTATCCCGGCCGCAGGCGCTGA